From Streptosporangium album, the proteins below share one genomic window:
- a CDS encoding ABC transporter ATP-binding protein, translated as MSTSTPAVELEGITKRFPGVVANRDISLSVQQGHVHAVVGENGAGKSTLMKILYGMQRPDEGEIRVNGTATSFRSPADAIAVGVGMVHQHFMLADNLTVLENVILGSEPRSGGVAIDFGAARKKIRQISESYGLGVDPDATVEDLGVGARQRVEILKVLYRGARILILDEPTAVLVPQEVDELFDNLRELVREGLTIIFISHKLDEVLSVADAITVIRRGTTVASVSPKGVTARQLAELMVGSELPSPETRESTVTDVVALSVRNLTVRSADDRRVVDGVDFDIRKGEVLGIAGVEGNGQAELVEAIMGMRDAEGGIRLGEEDISAWSTLRRREAGIGYIPEDRHRHGLLLEAPLWENRILGHQTRRPNVKGPWIDRAGARKDTQRIVEEYDVRTPGIDVDAAALSGGNQQKLIVGREMSGEPVFLIASHPTRGVDVGAQAAIWDHLRAARAAGLAVLLISADLDELIGLSDTLKVILRGRIVADVDPRTVTPEQLGSAMTGAGEAA; from the coding sequence ATCAGCACCTCGACCCCGGCCGTCGAACTCGAGGGAATCACAAAACGATTCCCCGGCGTCGTGGCCAACCGCGACATCTCCCTATCTGTACAGCAGGGTCATGTGCATGCCGTCGTCGGCGAGAACGGCGCGGGCAAGTCCACCCTCATGAAGATCTTGTACGGCATGCAGCGCCCCGACGAGGGTGAGATCCGTGTCAACGGGACGGCCACAAGCTTCCGTTCCCCGGCGGACGCGATCGCGGTGGGCGTCGGCATGGTCCACCAGCACTTCATGCTGGCCGACAACCTGACCGTGCTGGAGAACGTGATCCTCGGCAGTGAACCCCGCAGCGGCGGGGTCGCGATCGACTTCGGCGCCGCCCGCAAGAAGATCAGGCAGATCTCCGAGTCCTACGGCCTCGGCGTCGATCCCGACGCCACGGTGGAGGACCTGGGTGTCGGCGCCCGGCAGCGGGTGGAGATCCTCAAGGTTCTCTACCGCGGTGCCCGGATCCTCATCCTCGACGAGCCGACCGCCGTGCTCGTGCCGCAGGAGGTCGACGAGCTCTTCGACAACCTGCGCGAACTGGTCCGTGAGGGCCTCACGATCATCTTCATCTCGCACAAGCTGGACGAGGTGCTCTCGGTCGCCGACGCCATCACCGTCATCCGGCGCGGCACCACCGTGGCCAGCGTGTCTCCCAAGGGCGTGACCGCCAGGCAGCTGGCCGAGCTCATGGTCGGCAGCGAACTGCCCAGCCCGGAGACCCGCGAGTCCACCGTCACCGACGTGGTCGCCCTGTCGGTGCGGAACCTGACCGTCCGCTCGGCGGATGACCGCCGTGTCGTGGACGGCGTCGACTTCGACATCCGCAAGGGCGAGGTGCTCGGCATCGCCGGCGTCGAGGGCAACGGCCAGGCCGAGCTCGTCGAGGCCATCATGGGCATGCGCGACGCCGAAGGCGGGATCCGGCTCGGCGAGGAGGACATCTCCGCCTGGTCGACGCTACGCCGTCGCGAGGCCGGCATCGGCTACATCCCCGAGGACCGGCACCGGCACGGTCTGCTGCTGGAGGCTCCGCTCTGGGAGAACCGGATCCTCGGTCACCAGACGCGGCGACCCAATGTCAAGGGTCCCTGGATCGACCGCGCGGGCGCACGCAAGGACACCCAGCGCATCGTGGAGGAGTACGACGTCCGTACCCCGGGAATCGACGTGGACGCCGCCGCCCTGTCCGGCGGCAACCAGCAGAAGCTGATCGTCGGTCGGGAGATGAGCGGCGAGCCGGTCTTCCTGATCGCGTCCCACCCGACCCGTGGTGTCGACGTCGGTGCCCAGGCCGCGATCTGGGACCACCTGCGCGCCGCCCGTGCCGCAGGTCTGGCCGTACTGCTGATCTCAGCGGATCTGGACGAGCTCATCGGCCTGTCGGACACGCTGAAGGTGATTCTGCGCGGCCGTATCGTCGCGGACGTGGATCCGCGGACGGTGACGCCCGAGCAGCTCGGGTCTGCCATGACCGGTGCTGGAGAGGCGGCATGA
- a CDS encoding ABC transporter permease: MSEGATTLAEAPLEESRKPVKFKLTWQVLLLALGGLILLLSFTRAVTGAVDLTSAGAINAAVALAVPIGLAGLGGLWSERAGVVNIGLEGMMILGTWAGAWGAIHFANPWAGIVAGAIGGALGGLLHAIATVTFGVDHIISGVAINILGLGVTQFLSKVTFAEMPGGGDSQSPPVPKPGIVSLPWVGDPLATLEAKQWFLLSDVAGILRGLTTNVSLFTLLAILLIPLTFYVLWRTAFGLRLRSCGERPVAAESLGVNVYYYKYVAVVVSGALAGLGGAFLSLVASSAYREGQTGGRGFIGLAAMIFGNWRPGGLAAGATLFGYTDALQLRRGGESVHALLLMVAIMIAGVAVYQLVRQNRTRAALITGAAAIVVFVVFTLTDTIPPQFTSVTPHITTLLVLSLAAQRLRPPAADGVPYRRGQAK, translated from the coding sequence ATGAGCGAGGGCGCCACGACCCTGGCGGAGGCTCCGCTGGAGGAGTCGAGAAAACCCGTCAAGTTCAAGCTCACCTGGCAGGTCCTCCTGCTCGCCCTCGGCGGGCTCATCCTCCTGCTGTCGTTCACCCGGGCCGTCACCGGCGCCGTCGACCTCACCTCGGCCGGAGCGATCAACGCGGCAGTCGCGCTGGCCGTGCCGATCGGCCTGGCCGGTCTCGGCGGTCTGTGGTCGGAGCGGGCCGGCGTGGTCAACATCGGCCTTGAGGGCATGATGATCCTGGGCACCTGGGCCGGTGCCTGGGGGGCGATCCACTTCGCCAACCCCTGGGCGGGCATCGTCGCCGGTGCGATCGGCGGGGCCCTCGGCGGCCTGCTGCACGCGATCGCCACCGTGACGTTCGGGGTGGACCACATCATCTCCGGCGTCGCGATCAACATCCTGGGGCTGGGCGTCACCCAGTTCCTGTCCAAGGTGACCTTCGCCGAGATGCCGGGCGGCGGTGACTCCCAGTCGCCTCCCGTTCCCAAGCCGGGCATCGTGAGCCTGCCGTGGGTCGGGGATCCGCTGGCCACGCTGGAGGCCAAGCAGTGGTTCCTGCTGTCCGACGTGGCAGGCATCCTGCGAGGGCTGACGACGAACGTCTCGCTCTTCACCCTCCTGGCGATCCTGCTGATCCCGCTGACGTTCTATGTGCTCTGGCGCACGGCGTTCGGCCTGCGGCTGCGCTCCTGCGGCGAGCGGCCGGTGGCGGCGGAGTCGCTGGGTGTCAACGTCTACTACTACAAGTACGTCGCGGTGGTCGTCTCCGGCGCCCTCGCGGGTCTCGGTGGCGCGTTCCTGTCACTGGTGGCCTCCAGCGCCTACCGCGAGGGGCAGACCGGCGGCCGCGGCTTCATCGGCCTCGCCGCCATGATCTTCGGTAACTGGCGTCCCGGCGGTCTGGCGGCCGGCGCGACGCTGTTCGGCTACACCGACGCGCTCCAGCTCCGCCGGGGCGGCGAGTCGGTGCACGCCCTGCTCCTGATGGTAGCGATCATGATCGCCGGTGTGGCGGTCTACCAGCTCGTCAGGCAGAACCGCACCAGGGCGGCCTTGATCACCGGTGCCGCGGCGATCGTGGTGTTCGTCGTGTTCACCCTGACCGACACCATCCCGCCCCAGTTCACCTCCGTCACCCCGCACATCACCACCCTGCTGGTGCTGTCGCTGGCGGCCCAGCGGCTCCGGCCTCCGGCTGCCGACGGGGTGCCGTACCGCAGGGGGCAGGCGAAGTGA
- a CDS encoding thymidine phosphorylase yields the protein MDAIDVIVTKRDGRELSAEQIDWVIDAYTRGVVADEQMSSLAMAILLNGMNRREIAGWTQAMIRSGARMDWSALPGRTTDKHSTGGVGDKITLPLAPLVAACGGYVPQLSGRGLGHTGGTLDKLESIRGWRASLSNGEMLDVLGKAGAVICAAGDGLAPADKKLYALRDVTGTVESIPLIASSIMSKKIAEGTGALVLDVKVGSGAFMKTVDQARELATTMVELGTDAGVTTVALLTAMDRPLGRAVGNALEVAESVEVLAGGGPADVVELTVRLAREMLSAAGLSGGKDPEQALKDGSAMDAWRRMISAQGGDPDALLPRAAETLQITAPSSGVLSRLDAYGVGLAAWRLGAGRERKEDPVSFGAGVTLHARPGDLVREGQPLMTLHADETSRFERALGALEGAYTIGETADPDLLPLVIDRITA from the coding sequence ATGGACGCGATCGACGTCATCGTCACCAAGCGGGACGGGCGGGAGCTGTCCGCCGAGCAGATCGACTGGGTGATCGACGCCTACACCAGAGGGGTCGTCGCCGATGAGCAGATGTCCTCTCTGGCGATGGCGATCCTGCTCAACGGCATGAACCGGCGGGAGATCGCCGGGTGGACCCAGGCCATGATCCGCTCCGGGGCCCGGATGGACTGGTCGGCGCTGCCCGGCCGTACCACCGACAAGCACTCCACCGGCGGCGTCGGAGACAAGATCACGCTGCCGCTGGCCCCGCTGGTCGCCGCGTGCGGCGGCTACGTGCCCCAGCTGTCGGGCCGGGGGCTCGGCCACACCGGCGGCACCCTGGACAAGCTGGAGTCCATCCGGGGCTGGCGGGCCTCCCTGTCCAACGGCGAGATGCTTGACGTGCTCGGCAAGGCCGGCGCGGTCATCTGCGCGGCGGGTGACGGGCTGGCCCCGGCCGACAAGAAGCTCTACGCGCTGCGCGACGTCACCGGCACCGTCGAGTCGATCCCGCTGATCGCCTCCTCGATCATGTCGAAGAAGATCGCCGAAGGCACCGGGGCGCTGGTGCTGGACGTCAAGGTCGGCTCGGGCGCCTTCATGAAGACCGTGGACCAGGCCCGCGAGCTGGCCACCACCATGGTCGAGCTGGGCACCGACGCCGGGGTCACCACCGTCGCGCTGCTCACCGCCATGGACCGGCCGCTCGGCCGGGCCGTGGGCAACGCCCTGGAGGTCGCCGAGTCCGTCGAGGTGCTCGCCGGCGGCGGTCCCGCCGATGTCGTCGAGCTGACCGTACGGCTGGCCCGTGAGATGCTTTCGGCCGCCGGCCTGTCCGGGGGCAAGGATCCCGAGCAGGCGCTGAAGGACGGTTCGGCGATGGACGCCTGGCGCCGGATGATCAGTGCCCAGGGCGGCGACCCGGACGCGCTGCTGCCCAGGGCCGCCGAGACCCTGCAGATCACCGCGCCCTCTTCCGGCGTGCTGTCCCGGCTCGACGCGTACGGCGTGGGCCTGGCCGCCTGGCGGCTCGGCGCGGGCCGTGAGCGCAAGGAGGACCCGGTGTCCTTCGGCGCGGGCGTCACCCTGCACGCCAGGCCGGGCGACCTGGTCCGTGAGGGCCAGCCGCTGATGACCCTGCACGCCGACGAGACGTCCCGCTTCGAGCGCGCGCTCGGCGCGTTGGAGGGCGCCTACACCATCGGCGAGACCGCCGACCCCGACCTGCTCCCCCTCGTCATCGACCGCATCACCGCCTGA
- a CDS encoding amidohydrolase, whose product MRGRNFRGELDTFLAGREQELIDFRRDLHMHPELAFAEYRTTQRIADRLIAAGLVPSVLPRGTGLICEVGSGDGPTVALRADIDALPVPDEKDVPYSSTVPGVCHACGHDVHTTILLGTALFLAQQSAAGLLPGRVRLIFQPAEELPGGALEVMASGGISGVDRIFGLHCDPRVDVGKVGLKAGPITSACDKVAIRVSGPGGHTARPHLTADLVFALAKILTELPAGLSRRVDPRSSLSLVWGRVEAGSVANAIPDDGVAEGTVRCLDEDAWHAAPDLIKALLDSVAGAYGVEARMDYVRGVPPVVNDEVSVQMLTEAAAGVLGEGAAVPTQQSLGGEDFGWYLESIPGAFARLGTRKPGSLQMGDIHQGTFDVDEACIGTGVRFLAATALTALWEGQRPGSHEPVAGIAMA is encoded by the coding sequence ATGCGGGGGCGTAATTTTCGGGGAGAACTCGACACGTTCCTCGCCGGGCGTGAGCAGGAACTGATCGACTTCCGTCGTGACCTGCACATGCATCCCGAGCTCGCGTTCGCTGAATACCGTACGACACAGCGTATCGCCGACCGCCTGATCGCGGCCGGCCTCGTCCCCTCGGTTCTCCCGCGCGGCACCGGCCTGATCTGTGAGGTCGGCAGCGGTGACGGGCCGACCGTGGCGCTGCGGGCCGACATCGACGCACTGCCCGTGCCGGACGAGAAGGACGTTCCCTACAGCTCCACCGTCCCCGGCGTGTGCCACGCCTGCGGCCACGACGTGCACACCACGATCCTGCTCGGCACAGCCCTTTTCCTGGCTCAGCAGTCGGCGGCCGGGCTGCTGCCCGGCAGGGTCCGGCTGATCTTCCAGCCCGCCGAGGAGCTCCCCGGCGGGGCGCTGGAGGTCATGGCCTCGGGCGGCATCAGCGGTGTCGACCGGATCTTCGGTCTGCACTGCGACCCCCGGGTGGACGTCGGCAAGGTCGGCCTCAAGGCCGGTCCGATCACCTCCGCCTGCGACAAGGTCGCGATCCGGGTGAGTGGTCCCGGCGGGCACACCGCCCGGCCGCACCTCACCGCCGACCTGGTCTTCGCCCTCGCCAAGATCCTTACGGAGCTGCCCGCGGGGCTGTCCCGCCGGGTGGACCCCCGCTCGTCGCTGAGCCTGGTCTGGGGCCGGGTCGAAGCGGGCTCGGTGGCCAACGCGATCCCGGACGACGGCGTCGCCGAGGGCACCGTGCGCTGCCTGGACGAGGACGCCTGGCACGCCGCTCCCGACCTGATCAAGGCGCTGCTCGACTCGGTCGCCGGCGCCTACGGCGTCGAGGCCCGGATGGACTACGTCCGTGGCGTGCCACCGGTGGTCAACGACGAGGTCAGCGTGCAGATGCTGACCGAGGCTGCGGCGGGCGTCCTCGGGGAGGGCGCCGCGGTGCCGACGCAGCAGAGCCTGGGCGGCGAGGACTTCGGCTGGTATCTCGAGTCCATCCCCGGCGCCTTCGCCCGGCTGGGCACCCGTAAGCCGGGTTCGCTCCAGATGGGGGACATCCACCAGGGCACCTTCGACGTGGACGAGGCCTGCATCGGCACCGGCGTGCGATTCCTGGCGGCGACCGCGCTGACCGCACTCTGGGAGGGGCAGCGCCCCGGTTCGCACGAGCCCGTCGCGGGCATCGCGATGGCCTGA
- a CDS encoding peptide ligase PGM1-related protein, whose translation MVIPSLSLPQDELRRITGALCYEERLLFLLLTLRQPDVEVIYLSSMPVDTAIVDYYLSFLDDPDEARTRLQMISLGDPHTNPLTVSLLRRPDVLARIRSPLGRATGAWMVPFVVSEHEERLAEVLGLPIYGPATSLAHLGSKSGGRVIGEEAGVPMPRGFADLRSLTEVEHAARALSPTSKLMVKLNNSYSGLGNAIVIKDERPLTACPTSFSAAHETWTTFAEKIAERGAVIEEFVDDLSLRSPSALARITPGGVYDVVATHEQILGGPNGDVYQGCSFPARSAYRTQVGECAEQIARVLARRGVVGLFGMDFFAVKTDAGYRPLLCEINLRIGGTTHPFGAALLTTGAAYDPDAGTLMHDGQPKYYMATDNCTSAGLRGRTPGEVVKLVQDRGLGFDHESRTGNVLHLLGAVPEYGKLGFTSIGNSAEEAAELHRRTLLALCPST comes from the coding sequence GTGGTCATCCCGTCGCTGTCGCTCCCCCAAGACGAGCTACGGAGGATCACCGGCGCCCTGTGCTATGAGGAACGGCTGCTGTTTCTCCTGCTCACGCTCAGGCAACCGGACGTGGAGGTCATCTACCTCTCCTCGATGCCGGTGGACACCGCGATCGTGGACTACTACCTGAGCTTCCTCGACGACCCCGACGAGGCCCGCACCCGCCTGCAAATGATCAGTTTGGGTGATCCGCACACCAACCCCCTCACCGTGTCGCTGCTGCGCCGCCCGGATGTCCTCGCGCGGATCCGCTCGCCGCTCGGCCGCGCGACGGGCGCGTGGATGGTGCCGTTCGTGGTCAGCGAGCATGAGGAGCGGCTCGCCGAGGTCCTGGGCCTGCCGATCTACGGCCCGGCCACCTCGCTGGCCCACCTGGGGTCCAAGAGCGGTGGGCGCGTGATCGGCGAGGAGGCCGGGGTGCCCATGCCCCGCGGCTTCGCCGACCTGCGGTCGCTGACCGAGGTGGAGCACGCGGCCCGCGCGCTGAGTCCCACGTCCAAGCTGATGGTGAAGCTCAACAACAGCTACTCCGGGCTGGGCAACGCCATCGTGATCAAGGATGAGCGGCCGCTCACCGCCTGTCCCACCAGCTTCTCCGCGGCGCACGAGACCTGGACGACGTTCGCCGAGAAGATCGCCGAGCGGGGTGCGGTGATCGAGGAGTTCGTCGACGACCTGTCGCTGCGCTCCCCCAGTGCCCTGGCCAGGATCACTCCCGGCGGCGTCTATGACGTGGTCGCCACGCACGAGCAGATTCTCGGCGGCCCGAACGGCGACGTCTACCAGGGGTGCTCCTTCCCCGCGCGGTCGGCCTACCGCACCCAGGTCGGCGAGTGCGCCGAGCAGATCGCCCGGGTCCTCGCCAGACGGGGTGTGGTGGGTCTGTTCGGCATGGACTTCTTCGCCGTCAAGACCGACGCCGGCTACCGGCCCCTGCTGTGCGAGATCAACCTGCGCATCGGCGGGACCACCCACCCGTTCGGCGCCGCGCTGCTGACCACCGGCGCCGCCTACGATCCCGATGCCGGCACGCTCATGCACGACGGCCAGCCCAAGTACTACATGGCGACCGACAACTGCACCTCGGCCGGGCTGCGAGGCCGTACACCCGGAGAGGTCGTCAAGCTGGTCCAGGACAGGGGTCTCGGCTTCGACCACGAGTCCCGGACGGGCAACGTCCTGCACCTGCTCGGTGCGGTTCCGGAGTACGGCAAGCTCGGCTTCACCAGCATCGGCAACTCGGCCGAGGAGGCCGCCGAGCTACATCGGAGGACCCTGCTCGCGCTCTGCCCGTCCACGTAG
- a CDS encoding ABC transporter permease, producing MSPAESSFTDRLLGRVRLGGLLSLAAPILAIVFAGLITSIVLLITGDPPLETLGIMVDYGVQPRSIVLTLNSATTYYLSALAVAIGFRMNLFNIGVDGQYRLAALTAAAVGGAVVLPAPLHIALIIFVAMLVGAGWASIAGLLKVRRGVSEVISTIMLNAIATALGSWLLNKDRLAVSVAGSNNIGTKPIGPSGQVPGMAIIPGTETKVFGLVILAIVMGILYHVLLNRTRFGFDLRATGRSESAAVASGVNVKKMILVAMILSGAVAGLVGMPQLLGASYSYSLDFPTGLGFTGIAIALLGRNNPIGIAFGALLWAFLDTSSGILQLHEISPEIVQIMQGTIVLSVIIAYELVHRYQISAGQRRVSKELASGTPTQAEGASA from the coding sequence ATGAGCCCCGCGGAGTCGAGCTTCACCGACCGGTTGCTCGGCCGGGTCCGGCTCGGCGGCCTGCTGTCGCTCGCCGCGCCGATCCTCGCCATCGTCTTCGCCGGCCTGATCACCTCGATCGTCCTGCTGATCACAGGCGACCCGCCCCTGGAGACGCTGGGCATCATGGTCGACTACGGCGTGCAGCCGCGCTCGATCGTGCTGACCCTGAACTCCGCGACGACCTACTACCTGTCCGCGCTCGCGGTGGCGATCGGGTTCAGGATGAACCTGTTCAACATCGGCGTCGACGGCCAGTACCGCCTCGCCGCGCTCACCGCGGCGGCCGTGGGCGGCGCGGTCGTCCTGCCCGCCCCGCTGCACATCGCCCTCATCATCTTCGTCGCCATGCTGGTCGGCGCGGGATGGGCGTCGATCGCGGGCCTGCTCAAAGTCAGGCGCGGCGTCAGCGAGGTCATCTCCACGATCATGCTGAACGCCATCGCCACCGCGCTCGGCTCCTGGCTCCTCAACAAGGACCGCCTCGCGGTCTCGGTCGCGGGCAGCAACAACATCGGCACCAAGCCGATCGGCCCGTCCGGCCAGGTGCCCGGCATGGCGATCATCCCCGGCACCGAGACCAAGGTGTTCGGCCTCGTCATCCTGGCGATCGTCATGGGGATCCTCTACCACGTGCTGCTCAACCGGACCCGCTTCGGCTTCGACCTGCGCGCCACCGGCCGATCCGAGTCGGCCGCGGTGGCCAGCGGCGTCAACGTCAAGAAGATGATCCTCGTCGCGATGATCCTGTCCGGCGCGGTGGCGGGCCTGGTCGGCATGCCCCAGCTGCTCGGCGCGTCCTACAGCTACAGCCTGGACTTCCCCACGGGACTGGGCTTCACCGGCATCGCGATCGCGCTGCTCGGCCGTAACAATCCGATCGGCATCGCCTTCGGCGCGTTGCTGTGGGCCTTCCTCGACACCTCGTCGGGCATCCTGCAGCTGCACGAGATCTCCCCGGAGATCGTCCAGATCATGCAGGGCACGATCGTGCTCTCGGTGATCATCGCCTACGAGCTGGTCCACCGCTACCAGATCTCGGCCGGGCAGCGCCGGGTGAGCAAGGAACTGGCGAGCGGGACCCCCACCCAGGCTGAAGGAGCGTCGGCATGA
- a CDS encoding BMP family lipoprotein yields the protein MLQNRFGKLAATTLVGTMLMGAAACGGSDEPATSAKPADGASGAPAAAGGKVGLAYDIGGRGDQSFNDAAAAGLDKAKSELGLAETKELEAGNGETEAAKEERLRLLASGGYNPIIAIGFAYSGPLKKVAAEFPDVKFAIVDDADATGANISNLLFAEHEGSFLVGAAAALTSKKNHVGFVGGVRVPLIEKFEAGFAAGAKAVKADIKIDSKYLTEPPDFGGFADPAKGKTAAEGMFDAGADVVYQAAGGSGSGVFEAAKAANGLAIGVDSDQAKTAAPEVQGVIMTSMLKKVDVAVFDFLKGYTTNSVKSGSTVYDLKAGGVDYSTTGGQVDKIKSKLDEYKQKIISGEITVPDKNS from the coding sequence TTGCTTCAGAACCGATTCGGCAAGCTGGCAGCGACCACACTGGTGGGCACCATGCTCATGGGAGCTGCCGCGTGTGGTGGAAGCGACGAGCCGGCCACCTCGGCCAAACCGGCCGACGGCGCCAGCGGCGCCCCGGCCGCAGCGGGCGGGAAGGTCGGCTTGGCCTATGACATCGGCGGCCGTGGCGACCAGTCGTTCAACGACGCCGCCGCCGCAGGTCTGGACAAGGCCAAGTCCGAGCTCGGTCTCGCGGAGACCAAGGAGCTCGAAGCCGGCAACGGCGAGACCGAGGCGGCCAAGGAGGAACGGCTGCGGCTGCTCGCCTCCGGCGGCTACAACCCGATCATCGCCATCGGTTTCGCCTACTCGGGACCGCTGAAGAAGGTCGCCGCCGAGTTCCCGGACGTCAAGTTCGCCATCGTGGACGACGCCGACGCGACCGGTGCCAACATCTCCAACCTGCTCTTCGCCGAGCACGAGGGGTCCTTCCTCGTCGGTGCCGCCGCGGCGCTGACCAGCAAGAAGAACCACGTGGGCTTCGTCGGCGGCGTCCGGGTGCCGCTGATCGAGAAGTTCGAGGCGGGCTTCGCCGCCGGCGCCAAGGCGGTCAAGGCCGACATCAAGATCGACAGCAAGTACCTGACCGAGCCGCCGGACTTCGGTGGCTTCGCCGACCCGGCCAAGGGCAAGACCGCGGCCGAAGGCATGTTCGACGCGGGAGCCGACGTGGTCTACCAGGCCGCGGGTGGGTCCGGTAGCGGCGTGTTCGAGGCCGCCAAGGCGGCCAACGGCCTGGCCATCGGCGTCGACTCCGACCAGGCCAAGACCGCGGCCCCCGAGGTGCAGGGTGTCATCATGACCTCCATGCTCAAGAAGGTCGACGTCGCAGTCTTCGACTTCCTGAAGGGCTACACCACCAACTCGGTGAAGTCCGGCTCGACGGTCTACGACCTCAAGGCCGGCGGCGTCGACTACTCCACCACCGGCGGCCAGGTCGACAAGATCAAGTCGAAGCTCGACGAGTACAAGCAGAAGATCATCTCCGGCGAGATCACCGTGCCGGACAAGAACTCCTGA
- a CDS encoding cytidine deaminase produces the protein MTIDWAALKAEAATAMANAYAPYSKFPVGAAALVDDGRIVSGCNVENASYGIGLCAECGLVSALQATGGGRLVAFTCVDGHEELLMPCGRCRQLLFEFGGAELLVETVDGPKTMAEILPYAFGPDNLSRGA, from the coding sequence ATGACCATCGACTGGGCCGCGCTGAAGGCGGAGGCCGCAACGGCAATGGCGAACGCCTACGCCCCCTACTCCAAGTTCCCCGTCGGCGCCGCCGCGCTGGTGGACGACGGCCGCATCGTGTCCGGCTGCAACGTGGAGAACGCCTCCTACGGCATCGGGCTGTGCGCGGAGTGCGGGCTGGTGTCGGCGCTCCAGGCAACGGGGGGTGGCCGGCTGGTCGCGTTCACCTGCGTGGACGGGCACGAGGAACTGCTCATGCCGTGCGGGCGCTGCCGCCAGCTACTGTTCGAGTTCGGCGGCGCCGAGCTGCTGGTGGAGACCGTGGACGGCCCCAAGACGATGGCGGAGATCCTGCCGTACGCCTTCGGGCCCGACAATCTGAGCCGGGGGGCCTAG
- a CDS encoding SCO4848 family membrane protein gives MTHTLTREQSWQRNTDVMQISRKIAGFLIAVAAFMIFEWINLAFNLADGHPTAFYVVHGILVAVNIVVGIVLGVIGLRGLTGLRGRAEREQGPPM, from the coding sequence GTGACCCACACGCTGACCAGGGAACAGAGCTGGCAACGGAATACTGATGTCATGCAAATATCGCGAAAGATCGCTGGATTTCTGATCGCCGTCGCGGCTTTCATGATCTTTGAATGGATCAATCTCGCCTTCAACCTCGCGGACGGCCATCCGACGGCCTTCTACGTGGTGCACGGCATCCTGGTCGCCGTGAACATCGTCGTGGGGATCGTGCTCGGTGTGATCGGCCTGCGCGGACTGACCGGCCTACGTGGACGGGCAGAGCGCGAGCAGGGTCCTCCGATGTAG
- a CDS encoding D-alanyl-D-alanine carboxypeptidase family protein — protein MKHVAPVVVLLAATVFLGGPAHAETEPVGGTHLGERGLIVSQGVKAPPKTAARSYVIADADTGEVLAAKDPHGRFLPASTLKALTALTLIPKLDKDRKVRPSNRAVNEEGSAVGLVSKPIYTVEDLFKAMLLVSGNDAAMALAEANGGLAKTLQDMNSEAKRIQAFDTVAKTPNGLDKPGQSSSAYDLALIARAGLANHDFQRYISMKTDKFPAPKGYYEIGNHNKLLWRYKGMIGVKNGWTSKALGSFVGAARRNGHTIIVSIMRHDGYFWDEVAGLLDWGFANRGKVAPVGRLVDPVPDAAPLPTLPAAPNVSRTSPNPLPTATLGAERGSQTVLHVSIALLGTVLIGGTIWLVYGLRRRPR, from the coding sequence ATGAAACATGTCGCACCCGTCGTGGTGCTGCTTGCGGCGACCGTCTTTCTGGGCGGTCCCGCACATGCCGAGACAGAGCCTGTCGGCGGCACCCACCTCGGCGAGCGCGGCCTCATCGTCTCGCAGGGAGTGAAGGCACCCCCGAAGACGGCCGCCCGGTCCTACGTGATCGCGGACGCCGACACCGGAGAGGTGCTGGCCGCAAAGGATCCCCACGGGCGCTTTCTGCCCGCGAGCACGCTCAAGGCGCTGACCGCGCTCACCCTCATCCCGAAGCTCGACAAGGATCGGAAGGTCAGGCCGAGCAACCGCGCCGTGAACGAGGAGGGCAGCGCCGTCGGCCTGGTCTCCAAGCCCATCTACACCGTTGAGGACCTGTTCAAGGCGATGTTGCTGGTCTCGGGCAACGACGCGGCGATGGCGCTGGCCGAGGCCAACGGCGGCCTGGCCAAGACGCTGCAGGACATGAACTCCGAGGCCAAGCGGATCCAGGCCTTCGACACCGTGGCCAAGACGCCGAACGGGCTGGACAAGCCCGGCCAGAGCAGCTCGGCCTACGACCTGGCGTTGATCGCCCGGGCCGGGCTGGCCAACCACGATTTTCAGCGATATATCAGCATGAAGACTGACAAGTTTCCGGCCCCCAAGGGCTACTACGAGATCGGCAACCACAACAAGCTGCTCTGGCGTTACAAGGGCATGATCGGCGTCAAGAACGGCTGGACGTCCAAAGCACTGGGCAGCTTCGTCGGCGCGGCCAGGCGCAACGGTCACACGATCATCGTGTCGATCATGCGGCACGACGGCTACTTCTGGGACGAGGTCGCCGGCCTGCTCGACTGGGGTTTCGCCAACCGCGGCAAGGTCGCCCCGGTCGGCCGGCTGGTGGACCCGGTCCCCGACGCCGCGCCCCTGCCGACCCTCCCGGCCGCACCGAACGTGTCGAGGACATCGCCGAACCCCCTTCCCACCGCGACGCTCGGAGCCGAGCGCGGTTCACAGACGGTCCTCCACGTGAGCATCGCCCTGCTGGGCACCGTCCTGATCGGCGGCACGATCTGGCTGGTGTACGGCTTGCGCAGGCGACCCCGCTAG